A region from the Dehalococcoidia bacterium genome encodes:
- a CDS encoding SAM-dependent chlorinase/fluorinase, which yields MRVITLLTDFGTRDAYVGAMKGAILNVSPSVAIVDICHDVPPRDILAGAFLLGGAYASFPPETVHVAVVDPGVGTRRRAVLLVTPSAFFLAPDNGLLSFVLGDIRGRPLRTRAAFGSPRRVIVPRGCAAYALTEPRYWRHPVSSTFHGRDIFAPVAGHLSQGMQPDAFGHPVSTLACLSFPPLGRQPDGAIQGHVLYVDRFGNLVTDLRPSDLPGRDVTVDVAGRRIRGVRRTYAEATGLVAIAGSAGYLEVALRDGDAARTLGAHVGDLVTVRRA from the coding sequence GTGCGTGTCATCACCCTCCTGACCGACTTCGGCACGCGTGACGCCTACGTGGGCGCCATGAAGGGCGCTATCCTCAACGTCAGCCCCTCGGTGGCTATCGTAGACATCTGCCACGACGTCCCTCCGCGGGATATCCTGGCGGGTGCTTTCCTGCTCGGCGGCGCCTATGCGTCCTTCCCGCCGGAGACCGTTCACGTGGCGGTCGTTGACCCCGGCGTGGGCACGCGGCGACGGGCCGTCCTGCTGGTCACGCCCTCGGCGTTCTTCCTGGCGCCGGACAACGGCCTGCTCAGCTTCGTCCTGGGCGACATCAGGGGCCGCCCGCTCCGGACCCGGGCCGCCTTCGGATCGCCTCGACGTGTCATCGTCCCGCGCGGCTGCGCGGCCTACGCCCTGACCGAGCCGCGCTACTGGCGACATCCGGTCAGCAGCACCTTCCACGGGCGGGACATCTTCGCTCCCGTGGCCGGCCACCTGTCGCAAGGGATGCAGCCGGACGCCTTCGGCCATCCCGTCTCGACTCTGGCCTGTCTGTCGTTCCCTCCGCTGGGGAGACAGCCGGACGGCGCAATTCAGGGGCACGTCCTGTACGTTGACCGGTTCGGCAACCTGGTGACCGACCTCCGGCCGTCGGACCTGCCGGGCAGGGACGTCACCGTGGACGTGGCGGGCAGGCGCATCCGAGGGGTCAGGCGGACGTATGCGGAGGCGACGGGCCTGGTGGCGATAGCGGGAAGCGCGGGCTACCTGGAGGTGGCGCTGCGGGACGGCGACGCCGCGCGAACACTGGGCGCTCACGTCGGCGACCTCGTGACCGTGCGGAGGGCGTGA
- the secG gene encoding preprotein translocase subunit SecG: MGPYLNIAEILISVILILVLVLQLKGSGAGFVSGSVSPFQTRRGLEKTLFQITIVLAVLFIVISALSVRLARL, translated from the coding sequence ATGGGACCCTATCTGAACATCGCGGAAATCCTTATCTCCGTTATTCTCATCTTGGTGCTTGTCTTGCAATTGAAGGGCAGCGGCGCGGGCTTTGTCTCTGGCTCAGTCTCGCCTTTCCAGACTCGCCGGGGACTGGAGAAGACGCTGTTCCAGATCACCATCGTCCTCGCCGTCCTCTTCATCGTCATATCCGCGCTGAGCGTCCGTCTGGCGCGCCTCTAG
- the gatB gene encoding Asp-tRNA(Asn)/Glu-tRNA(Gln) amidotransferase subunit GatB, with protein sequence MDYEIVIGLEVHAQLLTRSKMFCGCSAAYQTALPNSHVCPVCLALPGVLPVVNRQAVEYTIMTGLALNCTIPDHSKFDRKNYPYPDLMKGYQISQFDMPLCKGGHLEVDVEGERKRVRINRVHLEEDTAKLFHRVGDDGVRCSLVDVNRSGVPLMEIVSEPDMRSAEEARQYLMKLRNILQYLGVSSGNMEEGSFRCDANVSLRPRGAQELGSKVEVKNMNSFRSVYRALQFEAERQRKALDAGVRIVQETRGWVEERGVTVSQRSKEQAHDYRYFPEPDLTPLAMSRGWVEGVKAKLPELPDARRDRFAAEYGLPVYDASQLSGSKAMANYFEAAVAEWSRLREKKPAEARAALAKPIANWMLGEFTRLLNAANMEVGQARLTPALLVELVDMVDKGTINQTGAKAVLEEAFQTGKSPAGLVREKGLTQIGDTSELASVCEQVIAASPQAVADYAAGKEQALKFLVGQMMKATKGRANPNVAAALLKEKLDARKA encoded by the coding sequence ATGGACTACGAAATCGTCATCGGGCTGGAAGTCCACGCCCAGCTTCTCACCAGGAGCAAGATGTTCTGTGGGTGCAGCGCCGCCTACCAGACCGCGCTGCCGAACAGCCACGTCTGCCCCGTCTGCCTGGCGTTGCCCGGCGTCCTGCCCGTGGTCAACCGCCAGGCCGTCGAGTACACCATCATGACGGGCCTCGCCCTCAATTGCACTATCCCGGACCACAGCAAGTTCGACAGGAAGAACTACCCCTACCCTGACCTGATGAAGGGCTACCAGATATCCCAGTTCGACATGCCCCTCTGCAAGGGCGGCCACCTGGAGGTTGACGTGGAGGGCGAGCGCAAGCGGGTGCGCATCAACCGCGTGCACCTGGAGGAGGATACCGCCAAGCTGTTCCACCGCGTCGGCGACGACGGCGTCCGCTGCAGCCTGGTTGACGTCAACCGCTCCGGCGTGCCGCTCATGGAGATCGTCAGCGAGCCGGACATGCGCTCGGCGGAGGAGGCCCGGCAGTACCTGATGAAGCTCCGCAACATCCTCCAGTACCTGGGCGTGTCCTCGGGCAACATGGAGGAGGGGAGCTTCCGCTGCGACGCCAACGTCAGCCTCCGGCCCAGGGGCGCCCAGGAGCTGGGGTCCAAGGTGGAAGTCAAGAACATGAACAGTTTCCGCTCCGTGTACCGGGCGCTTCAGTTCGAGGCGGAGCGCCAGCGGAAGGCGCTGGATGCGGGCGTGCGCATTGTCCAAGAAACGCGCGGCTGGGTGGAGGAGAGGGGCGTGACGGTCTCGCAGCGCTCCAAGGAACAGGCCCATGACTACCGCTATTTTCCCGAGCCTGACCTTACGCCCCTGGCGATGAGCCGGGGGTGGGTTGAGGGCGTCAAGGCGAAGCTGCCGGAGCTGCCGGACGCCCGCCGCGACCGTTTTGCGGCTGAGTACGGCCTGCCCGTCTACGACGCATCTCAGCTATCCGGCAGCAAAGCAATGGCGAACTACTTCGAGGCGGCGGTGGCCGAGTGGTCGCGTCTGCGCGAGAAGAAGCCGGCGGAGGCGCGCGCGGCTCTCGCCAAGCCCATCGCCAACTGGATGCTGGGTGAGTTCACCCGCCTCCTGAACGCCGCCAACATGGAAGTCGGACAGGCCAGGCTTACGCCCGCGCTGCTGGTCGAGCTTGTGGACATGGTGGACAAGGGGACTATCAACCAGACCGGGGCCAAAGCCGTGCTGGAGGAGGCGTTTCAGACCGGCAAGAGTCCAGCCGGCCTGGTGCGGGAGAAAGGCCTGACCCAGATTGGGGACACAAGCGAGCTTGCCTCCGTCTGCGAGCAGGTGATTGCGGCCAGCCCGCAGGCCGTCGCGGATTACGCGGCGGGCAAGGAGCAGGCGCTGAAGTTTCTTGTGGGACAGATGATGAAGGCGACCAAAGGCAGGGCGAACCCGAATGTGGCCGCCGCCCTTCTGAAAGAGAAGCTGGACGCCCGGAAGGCATAG
- a CDS encoding cupredoxin family copper-binding protein, whose translation MKRDTALLVGGLLALALSLGGAVAWAYPQTASAAQRSTVAAPAQSATTVIMEGLVFKPATLTVPVGATVTWVNRDAAPHNVVAQNKAFASSVLGRDAAWSRTFTQPGAYSYVCTLHPGMVARVTVTDSEGNVPTPPTVDAPPAPGQGNHCGGLTDDEMRKQMDSMHGQGSYDQMHQGANGAMGPGAHDAHHGASGTGAGNMMGGSGGMGGMMGR comes from the coding sequence ATGAAACGCGATACAGCGTTGCTCGTGGGCGGACTTCTGGCGCTGGCCCTGAGCCTGGGCGGCGCGGTTGCGTGGGCGTACCCGCAGACGGCGAGCGCGGCGCAGCGGAGCACGGTCGCGGCCCCGGCCCAGAGCGCGACCACCGTTATCATGGAGGGGCTGGTCTTCAAGCCCGCGACGCTGACGGTCCCCGTCGGCGCGACGGTCACATGGGTCAACCGCGACGCGGCCCCTCACAACGTCGTGGCGCAGAACAAGGCGTTCGCCAGCAGCGTCCTGGGCCGTGACGCGGCGTGGAGCCGGACGTTCACCCAGCCCGGCGCGTACAGCTACGTCTGCACGCTGCACCCGGGCATGGTCGCGCGGGTCACGGTAACGGACAGCGAAGGGAACGTCCCGACGCCGCCGACCGTTGACGCGCCGCCCGCGCCCGGGCAGGGCAACCACTGTGGCGGGCTGACCGACGACGAGATGCGCAAGCAGATGGACTCCATGCACGGCCAGGGCAGCTACGACCAGATGCACCAGGGCGCGAACGGTGCGATGGGCCCGGGCGCGCATGACGCGCACCACGGCGCGAGCGGGACCGGCGCTGGCAACATGATGGGCGGCAGCGGTGGCATGGGCGGCATGATGGGACGGTAA
- a CDS encoding rhodanese-like domain-containing protein: protein MSSYGYAHPELLVETDWLAAHAQDPHVRIIDAEPSAAYQRAHIPGAVNVPWESTKDPGNPWRVATPEQFTELMAQAGVGKDTLVIVYDGEGLMRHGVRVWWTLAYYGHTRAKVLNGGWQKWMAEGRPISLDAPRVTRATFTPRRDASIFADAHAVADAIGKQGSLIWDVRSDGEWDGSTVRARHGGRIPSATHLEWLTTLRDTNVPTMKPAADIRRMLQEHGVTPDKKIVTY, encoded by the coding sequence ATGTCAAGTTACGGGTACGCCCATCCCGAGTTGCTCGTGGAGACCGACTGGCTCGCCGCGCACGCGCAAGACCCTCATGTCCGCATCATTGACGCAGAGCCTTCCGCGGCCTACCAGCGCGCCCATATCCCCGGCGCCGTCAACGTCCCGTGGGAAAGCACCAAGGACCCCGGCAATCCCTGGCGCGTGGCGACCCCGGAGCAGTTCACGGAGCTGATGGCGCAGGCGGGCGTCGGGAAGGACACGCTCGTCATCGTGTACGACGGCGAGGGCCTCATGCGGCACGGAGTGCGCGTATGGTGGACGCTGGCGTACTACGGCCATACACGCGCCAAAGTGCTTAACGGCGGCTGGCAGAAGTGGATGGCCGAAGGGCGGCCCATTTCGCTGGACGCGCCGCGGGTCACTCGCGCCACCTTCACGCCCCGGCGCGACGCGAGCATCTTCGCCGACGCGCACGCCGTCGCGGACGCTATCGGCAAGCAGGGCTCGCTCATCTGGGACGTACGCAGCGACGGCGAGTGGGACGGGAGCACGGTCCGCGCGCGCCACGGCGGGCGCATACCGAGCGCCACGCACCTGGAGTGGCTCACCACCCTCAGGGACACCAATGTACCCACCATGAAGCCCGCCGCGGATATACGGCGCATGCTTCAGGAGCACGGCGTCACGCCGGATAAAAAGATCGTCACGTACTGA
- the ligD gene encoding non-homologous end-joining DNA ligase, with amino-acid sequence MTHTTNAPAPRPDGALPDVVSPMLAVPVAEPFDSPDHIFEPAWDGMRALAFIEGGRLRLQGRNLAAPTGEWPEMEALPKLVSGDGVVLDGEIVALDALGRSSFTRLQDRLRRQTREGPERAARRIPATYMAFDILYWAHRSLLTEPLMRRRDVLQQVARTEGPLRVAEFVESAGVSFFQVVEQLGLEGMVAKHKDGIYLPGRRSPYWLRVRVARSGIFVIGGYTFGGGNRRQPFLSLLLGLYDGDRLVYAGSVSGGFSDAARKETYERLVPLHTDVCPFASPPVSIHQFIYWCGPELVCQVKYGEMAPDKRVRFPLFVALRPDISPHDCAPEDVTAPPLEG; translated from the coding sequence ATGACGCACACGACGAACGCCCCGGCTCCCCGGCCGGACGGAGCGCTGCCGGACGTGGTCTCGCCGATGCTGGCGGTGCCCGTCGCCGAGCCGTTCGATTCCCCCGACCACATCTTCGAACCCGCGTGGGACGGAATGCGCGCCCTCGCGTTCATCGAAGGAGGCAGGCTGCGCCTCCAGGGCCGCAATTTGGCGGCGCCGACGGGCGAGTGGCCCGAGATGGAGGCGCTTCCCAAACTCGTGAGCGGCGACGGCGTGGTGCTGGACGGCGAGATCGTGGCGCTGGACGCGCTGGGCAGGTCGAGCTTCACCCGCCTTCAGGACCGCCTGCGCCGCCAGACGCGCGAGGGCCCGGAGCGGGCCGCCCGGCGCATTCCCGCAACGTACATGGCGTTCGACATCCTGTACTGGGCGCACAGGTCGCTGCTCACCGAGCCGCTGATGCGGCGCAGGGACGTGCTGCAGCAGGTCGCGCGGACGGAGGGGCCTCTGCGCGTGGCGGAGTTCGTCGAGTCCGCGGGCGTCAGCTTCTTCCAGGTGGTGGAGCAGCTTGGGCTGGAGGGGATGGTCGCCAAGCACAAGGATGGTATCTATCTGCCGGGCAGGCGCAGCCCGTACTGGCTGAGGGTCAGGGTCGCGCGGAGCGGGATATTCGTCATCGGCGGGTACACGTTCGGCGGAGGGAACCGTCGCCAGCCGTTCCTGTCGCTGCTGCTCGGCCTGTACGACGGCGACCGCCTGGTGTACGCGGGCAGCGTCAGCGGCGGCTTCTCGGACGCGGCCCGAAAGGAGACGTATGAGAGGCTCGTGCCCCTGCACACGGACGTCTGCCCTTTCGCCAGTCCGCCCGTCTCGATTCACCAGTTCATCTACTGGTGCGGGCCGGAGCTGGTCTGCCAGGTCAAGTACGGCGAGATGGCCCCGGACAAGCGCGTGCGCTTTCCCCTGTTCGTGGCGCTGCGCCCGGACATATCCCCTCACGACTGCGCGCCTGAGGATGTGACGGCGCCGCCGCTGGAGGGGTGA
- a CDS encoding YvcK family protein: MKLVRFLYPGLHIKRYLALSVLGMLAIGAGLAYLFIYVYVLSGNVPHVLPNRAMEVALFLITGVGLVAAGLWGIIRALTPLWNPSVRGGNFADIILRHQHRGSGPRIVAIGGGTGLSTLLRGLKEHTSNITAVVTVSDDGGSSGRLRRDMGVLPPGDFRNCLVALADAEPLVTKLFQYRFSKGSDLEGHSFGNLFIVAMSGVTGSFEEAIYESSRVLAIRGRVLPSTIANVTLYAQMESGSMVYGESSITGSGQCVRRVFIEPAKVEAYPEAAQAIAEAQMIIIGPGSLYTSILPNLLVEGIRQAVAGSRAPKVYVCNVSTQPGETDGYSVADHVEALRQHGAGLFDRIIVNSNVAELPREWGNKVLRPPSGPLDGIQVIAADVVNPQYRLRHDPGKLADVLMTLYNTEKGKSRAPKYSTVEPTAAPGA; this comes from the coding sequence ATGAAGCTTGTCAGGTTTCTTTACCCCGGTTTGCACATCAAGCGCTATCTGGCGCTGAGCGTCCTTGGCATGCTCGCGATAGGCGCGGGGCTGGCGTACCTCTTCATCTATGTCTATGTCCTCAGCGGGAACGTGCCCCATGTGCTCCCCAACCGGGCTATGGAAGTCGCCCTGTTCCTTATCACGGGCGTGGGACTGGTGGCGGCGGGCCTCTGGGGGATCATCCGGGCGCTGACGCCGCTGTGGAATCCCTCTGTCCGCGGGGGGAACTTCGCCGACATCATCCTGCGGCACCAGCATCGAGGAAGCGGCCCCCGGATTGTGGCCATCGGAGGCGGGACGGGTCTCTCCACCTTGCTCCGCGGCCTCAAAGAGCATACCTCCAACATCACCGCCGTGGTGACCGTGTCGGACGACGGCGGCAGCTCAGGGCGTCTGCGCCGGGACATGGGCGTCCTCCCGCCCGGCGATTTTCGCAACTGCCTGGTCGCGCTGGCGGACGCGGAGCCGCTGGTGACCAAGCTGTTCCAGTACCGGTTCAGCAAAGGCTCCGACCTGGAGGGTCACAGCTTCGGCAACCTGTTCATCGTCGCCATGTCCGGCGTGACGGGCAGCTTTGAAGAGGCCATCTACGAGTCCAGCCGCGTCCTGGCCATACGGGGGCGCGTGCTGCCCTCCACCATCGCCAACGTCACGCTGTACGCGCAGATGGAGAGCGGCTCCATGGTCTATGGCGAGTCCAGCATTACCGGCTCCGGCCAGTGCGTGCGGCGGGTTTTCATTGAGCCCGCCAAGGTGGAGGCCTATCCGGAGGCGGCGCAGGCCATCGCCGAGGCGCAGATGATTATCATCGGCCCTGGCAGCCTGTACACCAGCATCCTGCCGAACCTGCTCGTCGAGGGCATCCGTCAGGCGGTGGCGGGCTCCCGCGCGCCCAAGGTCTACGTCTGCAACGTGTCCACGCAGCCGGGCGAGACCGACGGCTACTCCGTGGCCGACCACGTGGAGGCCCTGCGGCAGCACGGGGCAGGGCTCTTCGACCGCATCATCGTGAACTCCAACGTGGCCGAGCTCCCGCGCGAGTGGGGGAACAAGGTCCTGCGTCCGCCCTCGGGTCCTCTGGATGGCATCCAGGTCATTGCGGCGGACGTGGTGAACCCTCAGTATCGCCTGCGGCACGACCCCGGGAAGCTGGCGGACGTGCTGATGACCCTGTACAATACTGAGAAGGGTAAGAGCCGGGCGCCCAAGTACTCTACGGTGGAGCCGACCGCGGCTCCAGGAGCTTAG
- a CDS encoding protein-L-isoaspartate(D-aspartate) O-methyltransferase — translation MFNLEEDKRRLVQSLRREVTDERVLRAMERVPRELFVPALSRHLTYEDIPLPIGEGQTISQPLIVALMSQALLLKGPERVLEIGTGSGYQTAILAELVREVVSVERHASLADEARRRLGQCSYTNVQVLQALPDKLGWPEGSPYDAILVTAGAPHIPLDLLHQLGTGGRLVIPVGSRYEQTLTRVIKSDHGLTVHNLGGCRFVPLVGPGAWPEHQYEGEEA, via the coding sequence ATGTTCAACCTGGAGGAGGACAAGCGGCGGCTCGTCCAGAGCCTGCGCCGCGAGGTCACCGACGAGCGTGTGCTTCGGGCGATGGAGCGTGTGCCGCGGGAGCTTTTCGTTCCCGCGCTCAGCAGGCACCTGACCTACGAGGACATCCCCCTGCCCATTGGCGAGGGGCAGACCATCTCGCAGCCGCTCATCGTCGCGCTGATGAGCCAGGCCCTCCTGCTGAAAGGCCCGGAGCGCGTGCTGGAGATCGGTACGGGCAGCGGGTATCAGACCGCCATTCTGGCCGAGCTTGTCCGGGAAGTGGTGTCCGTCGAGCGGCACGCGTCTCTGGCGGACGAGGCCCGTCGGCGGCTGGGCCAGTGCAGCTACACGAACGTGCAGGTGCTCCAGGCGCTGCCCGACAAGCTGGGCTGGCCCGAAGGCTCCCCCTACGACGCCATCCTCGTGACGGCGGGCGCTCCCCACATCCCGCTGGACCTGCTGCACCAGTTGGGAACGGGCGGACGGCTGGTCATCCCCGTCGGCTCGCGCTACGAGCAGACCCTCACTCGCGTCATCAAGAGCGACCACGGCCTGACCGTCCACAATCTGGGCGGGTGCCGCTTCGTGCCGCTGGTGGGGCCGGGCGCGTGGCCTGAGCACCAGTACGAGGGCGAAGAGGCGTAG
- a CDS encoding SHOCT domain-containing protein, whose product MMGGMFGTGFGGWGMGWLISALWMVLFWGGIIALVVWAVRRLTDGRGAVGAAQANPLDVAKMRLARGEITSEQFGQLKKDLGG is encoded by the coding sequence ATGATGGGCGGAATGTTCGGAACGGGGTTCGGCGGCTGGGGGATGGGGTGGCTCATCAGCGCGCTGTGGATGGTGCTCTTCTGGGGTGGGATCATCGCGCTGGTGGTGTGGGCGGTGCGGCGCCTGACGGATGGCCGCGGCGCGGTGGGCGCGGCGCAGGCGAACCCGCTGGACGTGGCGAAGATGCGGCTGGCCCGCGGCGAGATTACCTCGGAGCAGTTCGGCCAGCTAAAGAAGGACCTGGGCGGGTAG
- the aspS gene encoding aspartate--tRNA ligase, with translation MLKSHACGELRSSHIGQSVKLAGWVHRRRDHGGLIFIDIRDRSGVAQVVFNPATSQDAHKVADQFRNEWCVLLEGEVARRPAGTENKHLPTGEIEVIARRAEVLNPSKVPPFYINENQETDEFLRLKYRYLDIRRPAMREKLVLRHRIVKHMRDYLDTQGFIEVETPILTKSTPEGARDYLVPSRVQPGKFYALPQSPQQMKQLLMVAGMERYFQIARCFRDEDLRADRQPEFTQVDIEMSFVEVEDILRLMEAMYTSMLETVTPDWKLVKPFPRYTYQDVMDRFGSDKPDLRFGMELRDVSDIMAQTTFQVFRGAIEAGGVVKGLAAPGCAGYTRKQVDELVELAKARGAKGMVTAAIAQEASLDGLTMEQVRSPSSRYVTVEQWKALAARLGARPGDMMMFVGGPAHMATTVLGALRSEMGKRLKLADPNLMSFAFVVDFPLLEWNEEEKRWDAAHHPFTAPLDSDVALLESQPGKVRAKSYDLVCNGYELASGSIRIHRRELQQRVFRALSYTDEETQAKFGHLLEAFEYGAPPHGGIAAGIDRTVMLLARAETIRDVIAFPKTQTAWDPLFDAPSVASERQLRELHLRIVEDEKPQGAA, from the coding sequence GTGCTGAAGTCCCACGCCTGTGGTGAGCTGCGGAGCAGCCACATAGGCCAGTCGGTGAAGCTGGCAGGGTGGGTCCACCGCCGCCGCGACCACGGCGGCCTCATTTTTATTGACATCCGCGACAGGAGCGGCGTCGCGCAGGTCGTCTTCAATCCGGCCACGTCGCAGGACGCGCACAAGGTCGCCGACCAGTTCCGCAACGAGTGGTGCGTCCTTCTGGAGGGCGAGGTGGCGCGCAGGCCCGCGGGCACCGAGAACAAGCACCTGCCTACGGGCGAGATCGAGGTCATCGCGCGGCGGGCCGAGGTGCTGAACCCGTCCAAAGTCCCGCCCTTCTACATCAACGAGAACCAGGAGACCGACGAGTTCCTGCGCCTGAAGTACCGCTACCTGGACATCCGCCGCCCCGCCATGCGGGAGAAGCTGGTGCTGCGCCATCGCATCGTCAAGCACATGCGGGACTACCTGGACACGCAGGGCTTCATCGAGGTGGAGACGCCCATCCTCACCAAGAGCACGCCGGAGGGCGCGCGCGACTATCTGGTGCCCAGCCGGGTGCAGCCGGGCAAGTTCTACGCCCTGCCGCAGTCGCCGCAGCAGATGAAGCAGCTCCTGATGGTGGCGGGCATGGAGCGCTACTTCCAGATAGCCCGTTGCTTCCGCGACGAGGACCTGCGCGCCGACAGGCAGCCGGAGTTCACGCAGGTGGACATCGAGATGAGCTTCGTGGAGGTGGAGGACATTCTGCGCCTCATGGAAGCGATGTACACCTCCATGCTGGAGACTGTCACACCCGACTGGAAGCTGGTCAAGCCGTTCCCGCGCTATACCTACCAGGATGTCATGGACCGCTTCGGCAGCGACAAGCCCGACCTGCGCTTCGGCATGGAGCTGCGGGACGTGAGCGACATCATGGCCCAGACGACGTTCCAGGTCTTCCGAGGAGCCATCGAGGCGGGCGGCGTGGTGAAGGGCCTGGCTGCGCCGGGCTGCGCGGGCTACACGCGCAAGCAGGTGGACGAGCTGGTGGAGCTCGCGAAGGCGCGCGGCGCGAAGGGCATGGTCACCGCCGCCATCGCGCAGGAGGCCAGCCTTGACGGGCTGACGATGGAGCAGGTGCGCTCGCCGTCGTCGCGGTACGTGACGGTCGAGCAGTGGAAGGCTCTCGCCGCGCGGCTGGGCGCACGGCCCGGCGACATGATGATGTTCGTGGGCGGGCCAGCGCACATGGCGACCACCGTCCTGGGAGCGCTCCGGTCGGAGATGGGCAAGCGCCTGAAGCTGGCCGATCCCAACCTCATGTCATTCGCCTTCGTGGTGGACTTCCCGCTCCTGGAGTGGAACGAGGAGGAGAAGCGTTGGGACGCCGCGCATCACCCGTTCACCGCGCCCCTGGACTCGGACGTCGCTCTGCTGGAAAGCCAGCCGGGCAAGGTGCGCGCCAAGAGCTACGACCTCGTGTGCAACGGGTACGAGCTTGCCAGCGGCAGCATCCGCATCCACCGGCGCGAGCTGCAGCAGCGGGTCTTCCGCGCCCTCAGCTATACGGACGAGGAGACGCAGGCCAAGTTCGGGCATCTGCTTGAGGCCTTCGAGTACGGCGCGCCGCCGCACGGGGGCATCGCCGCGGGCATAGACCGGACGGTCATGCTGCTGGCGCGCGCCGAGACCATCCGCGACGTCATCGCCTTCCCCAAGACGCAGACGGCGTGGGACCCGTTGTTCGATGCGCCGTCCGTCGCGTCGGAGCGGCAGCTCCGCGAGCTGCACCTGCGCATCGTCGAGGACGAGAAGCCGCAGGGGGCCGCGTAG
- a CDS encoding response regulator transcription factor, giving the protein MAEGTVLVADDEAKIVDVVRAYLEREGYRALTARDGREALDVFRRERPDLIILDLMMPEMDGLEVCRAVRKESATPIIMLTARSEDADKLVGLELGADDYVTKPFSPRELVARVRAVLRRTSGAMTASERITRGGITLDAASHEVAVQGRPVNLTATEFKLLLTLMQRPGQVFTRAQLLDVARGELADAFERTVDAHVKNLRRKLGMPAEGGPAGIVTVHGVGYRFQESSRA; this is encoded by the coding sequence ATGGCTGAGGGAACGGTCCTCGTCGCGGACGACGAGGCGAAGATCGTGGACGTGGTGCGCGCCTACCTGGAGCGCGAGGGATACCGCGCGCTCACGGCCCGCGACGGGCGCGAGGCGCTCGACGTGTTCCGCCGCGAGCGGCCCGACCTCATCATCCTCGACCTGATGATGCCGGAGATGGACGGACTCGAAGTGTGCCGCGCCGTCCGCAAGGAGTCGGCGACGCCCATCATCATGCTCACCGCCCGCAGCGAGGACGCGGACAAGCTCGTCGGCCTGGAGCTTGGCGCGGACGACTACGTGACGAAGCCCTTCAGCCCGCGCGAGCTGGTGGCGCGCGTGCGCGCCGTGCTGCGCCGCACCAGCGGGGCCATGACGGCGTCGGAGCGCATCACGCGCGGCGGCATCACCCTCGACGCGGCCAGCCACGAGGTCGCCGTGCAGGGCAGGCCCGTGAACCTGACGGCCACGGAGTTCAAGCTGCTGCTGACGCTGATGCAGCGCCCCGGGCAGGTGTTCACCCGCGCCCAGCTTCTCGACGTGGCGCGCGGCGAGCTGGCGGACGCCTTCGAGCGGACGGTTGACGCGCATGTCAAGAACCTGCGGCGCAAGCTGGGGATGCCCGCCGAGGGCGGCCCCGCTGGCATCGTGACCGTGCACGGCGTGGGGTACAGGTTCCAGGAGTCGAGTCGTGCCTAG